The following are from one region of the Rhizobium sullae genome:
- the petA gene encoding ubiquinol-cytochrome c reductase iron-sulfur subunit — MSEHETTSEASAEPTRRDFLYLTTGMAGAVGAAAVAWPFIDQMRPDASTLALASIEVDVSSLQPGMSLTAKWRGKPVFIRNRTPEEVKAADEVPLSDLKDPIARNENLPAEAQATGIDRSAGKDKENWIVMIGSCTHLGCVPLGQAGEYNGWFCPCHGSVYDTAGRIRKGPAPTNLPIPTYSFVSDTMIKIG, encoded by the coding sequence GTGAGCGAACACGAAACGACAAGCGAGGCTTCAGCGGAGCCCACGCGCCGTGATTTCCTTTATCTCACCACTGGTATGGCGGGCGCGGTCGGCGCTGCGGCCGTCGCCTGGCCTTTCATCGATCAGATGCGTCCGGATGCGTCCACGCTCGCTCTCGCGTCCATCGAAGTCGATGTATCGAGCCTCCAGCCCGGCATGTCGCTGACCGCGAAGTGGCGCGGCAAGCCGGTCTTCATCCGCAACCGTACGCCCGAGGAAGTAAAGGCTGCCGACGAGGTTCCGCTTTCGGATCTCAAGGATCCGATTGCACGCAACGAGAACCTTCCGGCCGAAGCGCAGGCAACCGGTATCGACCGCTCTGCCGGCAAGGACAAGGAAAACTGGATCGTCATGATCGGCTCGTGCACCCATCTCGGCTGCGTGCCGCTCGGGCAGGCCGGCGAATACAATGGTTGGTTCTGTCCCTGCCATGGCTCGGTCTACGACACGGCCGGCCGCATCCGTAAAGGTCCGGCGCCGACGAATCTGCCGATTCCGACCTATTCGTTCGTTTCCGATACAATGATCAAGATCGGTTGA
- a CDS encoding ABC transporter ATP-binding protein, with amino-acid sequence MLLRPILNLFEHWIDPFRPRGNIQPPRSTAGFIWFYIGQAKWPFVAMLVLGGMSAAIEAALFWFVGRLVDILGAVKPGVGWSELLAAHGGELFGMLALIGLVRFVVAFLIALVDQQVITPGFYNLARWQSYLHVSRQSLHFFQSDFSGRIVTKVWSAGQAVGDLTTSLMESVWFVGIYAATTLVLVARLDLSLAAVVLFWLCAFGVLARYFVPRIRYHSRETAEAASMLNGRMVDSYSNIQTLKLFARHEETDRYMRQGFDIYQDTVLRFTRFITGVRASMALLSGLMIVTMAGLSVDLWLRGLVSSGSVAFSLALVLRLNFLLGRLMTQFNGIMRNLGTIQNAAELISQPLALVDRPNASDLVVREPGIRFENVSFHYGRGKGVIENFSLTVAAGEKVGIVGRSGAGKSTLVHLLLRLYDLEGGRILVDGQDIAAVSQESLRMQIGVVSQDTSLLHRSVKDNILFGRPDAGEERLLDAARRAEALGFIDQLQDQQGRKGFDAHVGERGVKLSGGQRQRIAIARVMLKDAPILVLDEATSALDSEVEEVIQSNLSRIMEGKTVLAIAHRLSTIAALDRLIVVDRGRIIEEGTHESLVGRGGLYAELWARQSGGFLGADEEMPGREAKVV; translated from the coding sequence GAGGCCGCGCTTTTCTGGTTCGTCGGACGGCTGGTCGATATACTGGGCGCCGTCAAGCCGGGCGTTGGCTGGAGCGAACTGCTTGCTGCGCACGGCGGCGAATTGTTCGGCATGCTGGCCCTGATCGGCCTCGTTCGTTTCGTGGTTGCCTTTCTCATCGCGCTGGTCGATCAGCAGGTGATCACGCCGGGCTTCTATAATCTCGCACGCTGGCAGTCCTATCTGCATGTGTCGCGCCAGTCGCTGCACTTCTTCCAGAGCGATTTTTCCGGGCGGATCGTGACGAAGGTCTGGTCGGCCGGCCAAGCGGTGGGCGATCTCACCACCTCTCTCATGGAGAGCGTCTGGTTCGTCGGAATCTACGCAGCGACGACACTGGTGCTGGTCGCGCGGCTCGATCTTTCGCTTGCCGCCGTGGTGCTGTTCTGGCTTTGCGCCTTCGGCGTGCTTGCCCGCTATTTCGTGCCGCGCATCCGCTATCACTCACGCGAAACGGCGGAAGCCGCCTCGATGCTCAACGGCCGCATGGTCGATTCCTACAGCAACATCCAGACGCTGAAGCTTTTCGCTCGTCACGAGGAGACCGACCGCTACATGCGCCAGGGCTTCGACATCTATCAGGATACCGTGCTGCGCTTTACCCGGTTTATCACCGGTGTGCGCGCCTCGATGGCGCTGCTTTCCGGCCTAATGATCGTGACGATGGCCGGGTTGAGCGTCGATCTGTGGCTGCGCGGGTTGGTGAGTTCCGGTTCGGTGGCTTTTTCGCTGGCGCTGGTCCTGCGCCTCAACTTCCTCCTCGGGCGTCTGATGACGCAATTCAACGGCATCATGCGCAATCTCGGCACGATCCAGAACGCCGCCGAGCTGATTTCGCAGCCACTCGCCCTCGTCGATCGGCCCAATGCTTCCGATCTCGTCGTCCGGGAGCCCGGCATCCGCTTCGAAAACGTCTCCTTCCATTACGGCCGGGGCAAGGGTGTCATCGAGAATTTCTCGCTCACCGTCGCGGCCGGCGAGAAGGTCGGGATCGTCGGGCGTTCCGGCGCCGGCAAATCGACGCTGGTCCACCTCCTGCTGCGCCTTTACGACCTTGAAGGCGGACGCATCCTTGTCGATGGCCAGGATATCGCCGCCGTCAGCCAGGAGTCGCTGCGCATGCAGATAGGCGTCGTCAGCCAGGATACGTCGCTGCTGCACCGCTCGGTCAAGGACAACATCCTCTTCGGCCGGCCCGATGCGGGCGAGGAGAGGCTGCTTGACGCCGCGCGACGGGCCGAGGCGCTCGGCTTCATCGATCAACTGCAAGATCAGCAGGGACGCAAGGGTTTCGATGCGCATGTCGGCGAGCGTGGCGTGAAGCTTTCAGGCGGGCAGCGGCAGCGCATAGCGATCGCGCGCGTCATGCTGAAGGACGCGCCGATCCTCGTGCTCGACGAGGCGACCTCGGCGCTTGATTCCGAGGTGGAAGAGGTGATCCAGTCCAATCTCAGCCGGATCATGGAGGGGAAGACTGTGCTCGCCATCGCGCACCGCCTTTCCACCATCGCCGCACTCGATCGGCTGATCGTCGTCGATCGCGGTCGGATCATCGAAGAAGGAACGCATGAATCACTGGTCGGAAGGGGCGGGCTTTATGCAGAGCTATGGGCGCGCCAGTCCGGCGGCTTCCTTGGTGCAGACGAAGAGATGCCCGGGCGCGAGGCGAAGGTGGTCTAG